aggattgtgcaatatttgcccatttattatttttaagctctgtcaagttggttgttgatcattgctagacagccattttcaagtcttgccagagattttcaagcagatttaagccAAAACAAGGCCACCCAGGAGCATTCAAGGTTGTCTTGGTAAGAAACTGTAGTGTAGacttgaccttgtgttttagggttattgtcctgcttaaAAGTGAATGAATCTCAGAGTCTGTTGGAagtcagactgaaccaggttttcctctaggatttgacTTGTTCTAAACTAgattcagtttattttttatcctgcaAAACTCTGCATTTCTttctgatgacaagcatactcataactcccaagtggcgcattggtcaaggcactacatctcagtgctagatgtgtctctacagaccctggtttgattccaggctgtatcataaccgggCGTGATTGGGCGTCCCTTAGgccggcgcacaattgacccagcgtcgtccaggttagggtttggccgtcattgtaaataagaacctAGTTAAATAACATTTACAAAATATCAATGCAGCCACCTCCATGCTTGATTATTTGTAGAGTGGTACCCAGTGATGTGTTGGGTTGCATTTGCCCCTAACACTGTATTCAGAACAAAAAGTAACTTCCTCTGCctcattttttttgttgcattattACTTTGgtaccttgttgcaaacaggatgcatgttttggaatattttgtattctgtacaggcttccttattttcactctgtcatgcaggttagtattgtggagtaactacaatgttattgatccGTCCTCGGTTTTCTCCTATCGCGGCCATAATTCTCCGCAATCGTTTTAAAAtcatcattggcctcatggtgaaatccctgagcattttatcttcctctctggcaactgcattaggaaggacgcctgtatctttgtattgtctgtgtgtattgatacaACATCCAATGCccaattaataacttcaccgtccatgctcaaagggatatcaTTTTATTTTTAACCAATCTATCATTTGGTGCCCTTCTTTCTGAGGCATTGAATCCGTTTGAATCTGTGCATGAAATTTGCtactcaactgagggaccttacagataattgtatgtgtggggtacagagatggggtagtcattcaaaaatcatgttaaccactattattgcacacagagtctgTGCAACTTGTGCgatttgttaagcaaatgtttactcctgaacttatttaggcttgtcataacaaaggggttgaatacttattgactcaagatatttctGCTTTTCATTTGTTTATTTAATTTGTACAAATTTCTAAAatcaaaattccactttgacattatggggtattatgtttagatcaatttaatacattttatatcCAGGCTGTcacgcaacaaaatgtgggaaaaaaggtcaaggggtgtgaatactttctgaaggcactgtagcagtTGATCTTACCTCCAAAACCCTCACTCTGGGGTCCGTTTGGCTTTGATCTGCCATCACTAAACCATCCGTGATCAATGCTAATGAGAGCCAGGCTCTGTGAGGCTATCCCTGGCATCCTGGTTCACCACTCACCGTGCTCTTACTCTGACCTTTCCACTGTAAAGTGTTTCTCCCACCCCAGGGACCAAAGTGGTGTACTCCAACCCCTCCTACAAAGAGTGCTGGTGCATACCATGGCTGTTTCTGTGGAAGCAGCTGTGTGATTGGCAGTAGCTGAAAGGCTTAGTGTTTAATCACAGTGCTCTTTTATTAGGCACATCTAGACCCACAATGGTCACGGTGGCACAGTGGCATCCACAGTGTCCTCAAAAGTCAATCATCTGACTTTGTGGGCCTTGGTGTCCCTGACATACGGGCACAGTGCTTACACACTCAGAATGGAATGCATGGTTAACTCAGTTTGAGATGGATTTGGGCTTCTGAGACCGTGATACCTTGAtaccctactgcctctaatctagCCATTGATCCGGTCCTGCCAATTGGATTCTATTGACCTGATCCCGACTGGCTCGTACCACTGAGATAAGAATGGGGATGACTCACCGGTGGCTCTGTATATAGGGGCTCAAGCCAGGCTGCCTCCTTTATCCCTCTGGCACAGTGAAGACGggcttctctttcccctcttgtACGAATCTATCCGAATCTATCCACATATCACAGCGGCTAACTCATCCCGTTCAGTTCACCACACTCACTGTTGACCACATCCCCAGGCCACTCGAAGAGCACCAATTGGCACTCATCAATATTTGCATGGCTACCAGGATATATTGTCATTCCATCATTAGTATTTCCCCCCATTTCTCTCATTGTATTAAAAAGGTTTAAGATACTTGAGCACCCACAATAATATCACATCTGTTGTCTCATTAATCAGAGATATTTTCGTGAagacgggttggttgtttagcaacaaaaccaacACAtgcacaactatggggcaaaacagacagggttggcttagattgttgacaacatgtaaattgtattttgtctccaatgtttattgaaaatataaatacatttgcacaatcaGCAATTGTCTCTCAaataaggagatgatcgtggactacaggaaaaggaggaccgagcacgcccccattctcatctatGGGGCTGCattggaacaggttgagagcttctaATTCCTTGGCGTCTTCATaactaacaaactaacatggtccaagcacagcaagacagccgtgaagagggcacaacaaaacctattccccctcaggagactgaaaatatttggcatgggtcaaaaggttatacagctgcaccatcaagagcatcctgacgggttgcatcactgcctggtatggcaactgctcggcctccgaccacaagacattagagggtagtgcgtacggcccagtactggggccaagcttcctgccatccatgacttctataccaggcggtgtcaaagactccagccaccctagtcatagactgttctctctgctaccgtacggcaagcggtaccggagcgccaagtctgggtccaagaggcttctttaataactctacctacatgtacatattacctcaattacttagactaaccagtgcccccgcacattgactatgtaccggtacccccggtATATATCCTCGCTAAGTTGACTGCTATTTTGGATgcagtaattgcagaataactgcagtgtactgcagttatactgccctCTAATTGCATTTATACTACAAAATTACTGCAGTAAAAAAAGTGTTATTTTGGATgcagtatttgcagcatactTCACTCTAATAAAgtaataaggcacgagggggtgtggtatatggccaataaacCACGGCGAAGGGATGTTGTTAGGCACGGCGcaacccagaggtgccttattgctattataaactggttaccaaagtaattagagcagtaaaaagacatattttgtcatacccgtggtatacggtctgatataccatggctgtcagccaatcagtattcagggctTGAAACACCAAGTTTATAACTACAGTTATATTGCAttgtactgtagttatactgcactctgactgcaataTTTTTCCTAAGGGCAGTGTCgtggagtagtgaactacatttagttcaactagtaatttaaCTCATTtctgcagtagcttggtggtagttgaactaaataAAATCTAGGTAGTGTTTTCACTAGTTAATTGCttactactggaactacacactacttttAATGCAAAAAGCAGAGAAAATATGGGCGAAGTGGGCAACAATTTACATTTTATAAACATATGACCCCAAAGGGCTCGGTCTTGCAATTTGTATTCTATGACATTTCAGATCTACATATGATAATCTTTCAcaaagtagtttggatgtagtgaactactttttcaagGTAACTTTAGTTAAGTGAACTATATGTTTCTTCAGGGTAGCTGTAGTTTAGCTTAACCTTCTTCCGTTGTGAaataattggtagcttggtaaactatattttcagagtacCTTCTCCAGCACTGTTGGTCTTATCCTGACGGATGATCCCCCTCTGCTGCCCATTGTGAATGGAATGTTaatgagaggagcagaggacAGTTTTGTTCACAGCCAATGAAATGATGCTGCCAAAAAGAAGACAACGGCAGAGAGGTTGGATGGGATGTGATGGACTGAATGAGCCAGGCACTCTAAAAATATGTCTTTAACTTTCCAACAAAGCCTGATAAAGTCAGCCAACCCCCCGCAGGGCCGAGTTAGACACAGCGTGATGACTACATGCTAAAGCTCTGTTCACAGCCAGACATCTGTGGGTCATTTTGAGGCAGCCATTTTCCACACTTCCCTCAGACGTTTGGCATGCCGGTGCTAAGCCCCTTGCCTGGTTGGGTCTGATTCGAGGACAGAACTCGTACTGGGATGCCAGCTTGAACATGTATTTTTCTTAGCTTGGATGATGGATAGGTTTTGTGTGTCTGGGTGACTGCTAGACAGGGCCATGTTTTGTCAACATGACAGTGTGTGTTAATGGCAGTGGTGGAagaagtacccaattgtcataccttaatagaaaatgactcaagtaaaagtgaaagtcacccagtaaaatactacttgagtaaaagtctaaaagtatttggttttaaatatacttaagtatcaaaagtataaataattaaacattccctatattaagcaaaccagacagcattttcttattttaattttatttacggctagccaggggcacactccaacactcaagcataatttacaaacgaagcatttgtgtttatcgagtctgccagatcagaggcagtagggatgagcagggatgtcctcttgataagtgcatgaatttgaACATTTTCCTGCCCTGCTAGCCATTCAAAATGTAAATGAGTACTTTTGAATGTCAGGGAAAATTTATAAAAAGTACATTGTCTTTAGGAATGTTTTGAaataaaagtagtcaaaaatataaagagTAAAGTAAAGTAGATACCACAAAAaactactttacaccactggttagTGGCAGTGTGAGGACGTTGAGGGCCCGGAGTCATTATTCAGGTCTGGCTGCATGCATTGTAGATGGCTGAGGAACAAGTTTCAAGTTCAAGCTTTAATGACATGTGCACAAGTAACACttttcttttggttactacatgattccatgtgtgttatttcatagttttgatgtcttcactattattctccaatgtagaaaatagtaaaaaataaagaaaaaccctggaatgagtaggtgtgtccaaacttttgactggtactgtatacatgaCTTGTTCCCCAAGGTAAATGTGATTgttgtttgtgtttatacagggcCCAGGAGCTACTCTACTTCCACCATGACTGAACGCTTTGACTGTTACTATTGCCGTGACAACCTGCATGGGAAGAAGTATGTGATGAAGGATGAGAAGCACGTGTGTACAAAGTGCTTCGACAAGCTCTGTGCCAACACATGCGCCGAATGCCGTCGCCCCATTGGGGCTGATGCCAAGGTGGGTATTGTGTATGTCCTTGTGAGTGCACCCTTAAATGTATGTTCATAAAGCTGATTGGCTTCAGTTCATACGTCAGTTCATACGTCCATTAAGGCCAGTGTTACATATCTGTGCCCGTATCCACAAAACCTTTCAGAGTAGGAGTCCTGATATGAGATCAATTTAGTCTTTCAGATGATAACGAATATGATTATATGGACAGGTGGCGACCTGATCCTTTGGCAGCCGCCTCCACAACATAACAGTCACAGATACTTACTTGTGTTATAGACACTATCATTGCTAACGAACCCTGAAATATTATACAATTCACATTGTTACACCATGACTAGTGTCTACCCCAAGGCGTCCGGTTTGGCTGTCAGTCCCTTCATGGTATGCTGCACTCAAATTCACGTAATCTGCACTAATGCTTTCCAGAAGGACATTCTCTTTTTTTCCCTAACACCTCTGAATTACCATCGCCAACAAATGGTTGGGGAAAGTGCCTTAGTCTGATGAGGTGTGTAGGTAGCCCATGTGAATGAATGCATCTCacgcctttccctctctcctctctgtccaggagCTGAACCATAAGAACCGTCACTGGCACGAGGACTGCTTCCGCTGTGCCAAATGCTACAAGCCCCTGGCTAACGAGCCCTTCGGCGCCAGGGACGACGGCAAGATCATGTGTGGCACGTGTGGCTCCCGCGAGGATGGCAACCGGTGCCAGGCCTGCTACAAGGTGGTCATGCCAGGTGGGCTTAACCATATCCATAATACACTTCTTTCTTAAGTGACCTAGCAGTGTGCACATGGCTGCTGTTTACATTTGTTATGCTTGTGAAGCCCAGGGCAAATTCCGATACTATGTGTGTGAGTAAATTCACTCTGAAGTGCTAGAGTGGgctctgggcgttcgtaaattcagagcgttgtcagatgtgttcgtaaattcagagcgttgtcagatgtgttcgtaaattcagagcgtttagTTCTGTCTCGGAGCGTTCAGAACGCACAttggacgctctggccgaggagtcgGGTTGATCGGAGTGTTCTGACCTCACACTCAAGCTATCTTGCTAGCTACTTTCAGACCCAAATGAGAGAACATCTCACTTACCACTTTACTCGCCCTAGCATAGCTGGTTAGACTGTTTATGTTATCTAGAGTGTTGGTGACTAACTGAGCTGCTGGCAACAAATGAATTCCATGTTTTTTTTCCGACGCTTACTGATACCCgtcatattcaacaggtgttgcgTTGCGCATTCGTAAATTAATCCGTTATTCTGCAGTAGATAGACAGTGAGTTTACGAACTCACCCACTGTGTGAAACAAGCGTCTGTTTTCTAATCTATTCCATCTTTGACTGCCAGGCACCCAGAATGTGGAGTATAAGAACAAGGTGTGGCACGAGGAGTGCTTCACCTGCTTCGAGTGCAAGCAACCAATCCGCTCGCAGAGTTTCCTGAACAAGGGCGACGACATATTCTGCGGCCCGTGCCACGAGAAGAAATTTGCCAAGAAATGCTTCCACTGCAAGCAGGTGCATAAGACCTGCCCCTTCACACACCCACAAACAGAACAAAAATCGTTGTCATTCTGTTGTGAATTTTGTTTCATTATTTCCTGCCATGTTAGTGTAATTACAGTAGGCCTAATTATAGCATTCTTATACTCAAGTATACCAACAGAAGGTACAAGTTAAAAGGAAATGCTTTCAGTTATTCATACAGAATAAGTACATGGTCTTCCAATGCAACTAACATGGTGTTTTTCTCCCCTCAGCCCATCACCTCAGGTGGTATAAGCTACCAGGACCAGCCCTGGCACTCAGAGTGCTTTGTGTGTCGTACATGCCGTAAGGGCCTGGCCGGAACGCGCTTCACCTCCCATGAGGAGCATGTCTACTGTGTGGACTGCTACAAGACCTCCGTGGCCAAGCAGTGCAACGGCTGCAAGAATCCCATCACAGGTCAGACACCCACACTTTACATTAACATTTATTGTAGGGACACTTTTTATAATAAATGAAGGATTTCATTGTGTAGGATGGAATGTTTTTAGTGAGATTCAGTGGCATTAATAAGATGTTATGTCTGTAAACTGGTTAGAATATATCTGGCCCATTACTATGCTACACATACCATCTCCCATAATACAGGGTTTGGCCATGGGACCAATGTGGTGAACTACGAGGGTCACTCCTGGCACGAGTACTGCTTCAATTGCAAGAAATGCTCCCTCTCCCTGGCCAACAAGCGCTTCGTCATCAACGGAGAGGACATCTACTGCCCTGACTGTGCTAAGAAGCTGTGAGCATAGCCAGCAACGTGCCCTGTCTCATTCATGTTAGGGGCAGAACATAGACGGGATAAGCCAACTAACTCCAATTAAGTGGCCAATCAAGCTTTAAAAGAGAAAGTATGTATTAGGTTAATCACCTGAATGAAATCTAACAGCAGTTGAATATGAATCTTGTTCCACTGGTTTCTGTCATTGTTGAATACTAACACACCAAGTGGTTTGTTTTTCTTGGCCTACAATATGTAATACTAACAAGCTTGGGTCAAATTCAGAACTCTGCATAATCATTAGGGAATGCCCTTTTCAGTTCCTTACTGGAACAGTAATAATGGCTGTTACATGCTTCCTGAATCATATACTAGCTAAATAATCAGTCATGGTGTCTCTAAAGCGATGTGTTTGAAGAGCTGTTGACAGTGTTGCATATAGTGCTTCAATAATCAGTATGGACAAACTAGGTCTTTGTAGGTATCAAAGTGTTATGCTCAGAGTCTAAATCATGTACTCAAGCTTTTTGAAGTGAAGTTTAGGATGTGAATGCACATTATTGCTCAATAAAGGTAAGCGCCAAAATTGTGTTTATTTCCCTCTGCTCGACAGAAATGAAAGCCCTCTTATTTTGCAAAACTTTATTTAACAGTTCATATCCTCAGTACATTTTAGATATATTTACAAATATAATTTGTGGACAGGGCTTGGGTTAGGGTCTGAAAAGCCTCCAGAAACCAATTCATATTCACTGTAGCCCTGGTCAGGTAGAATGATTGTCATGGCCAAGGTAAGGACATGTGACGCGTTTTATTAGTTATTATAGCAATCTAAGGCACCATTCTAGCCTACCGTCATGAGATCTTTAAGAACAGTTAGCTCCGTATTCAAGCGCACCGATGCAGAAAGGGATTCAAATAAGTGTCCAAGGCCTGTTTATTACTAATAGATCAGGACTGCCATGTATTGGCGGTGTCTGACTGGATGTGCCACTGCCATTACCTAAGCACATGTAGCGCTGACCACGGAACCACCATGGGTTTCACATTGAACATGTCTACGGCAATACCCTGCACTTTGAATAGATGAAGGTTTGTCAAGTCAAGGAGGGAAGTTCATAAAAAGCCTGGAcgggaagagacaggggaggagagagaaaatgtaTTTCCTTCAAGAATACCAAACCCCCCCCTCAGGACTATACAGTGAAGTCACTCCAATCTACAAATGTAATTAATTTCAGAAAGCTTTTCAACCCTTTTAAAAAGTGGAAAACCTCCCACAGTGCAAAGCGTATCATATTGTGATGAATAATAAAAAGGTTTGCACATGAAAACTAAAAACAGTTTCCCCTCTGACAGAGATGCATGTTAAACGATTAAGGGCTTGTTTGTTTCGTCAAAGTTACATTCTTTAAGCCTATAAATCAAAGCTAAGCTCATTGCCCTCCAACTCTAGACATAATGTATAATATAAAGCCATTTCAGAGAAACCTTCTGGTTTATTAGCACAACAATCAGCCAACAGGCTTATTATGAGGCAAAAAATAAGGTCCCCAAACCTCTGTTTGGACAATTCAAGCATAGGGAATTAAAGCTTCTCGATacagctttaaaaaaaataaacgcaCAAGACTGACCAAATCACATTGTTCCCGTCTCCATCCTTCAGTGGTAGACTCAGTCACACTGCTGTTAGAGGTGTGGGGCGCAGTGGTCAGAGTCCATGTTAACTTTTCCATTGCAACCTTCAAAAACACCATCCCTGCAACCTTTCACACCATGTTAAAAAGCCCTGAAACATTCTCCCACTCCTCAGTCCACCCCTCAGTTGGGAACAAATGCAATTGTCTGAGGTGGTTGGGGGATGAAAAGCAGAACCATTCAGAGCATCACAAAAATGCCCTCAATCAACATACACACCCATGTTCTCTCAACAGTATGGGGATCCCATGTGTTGTCCCCTAGGGCTTGTAGAGTACTAGAGAAGAGGGTTTCCTATTAGCACCCAGGGTAACTCCCTCCCCCAAACAAACCTAACTCGATTCCACACAAACCCTTAGCCCCTATCCCTTTGCACTTGAGGTGATCTGCAAGTACTTGATAGGTATAAGCAATATAATAGTGTCACCTTGTAGAATTGGTTCCAGATTGCTTACACCGATCCAATAAAGTGTCTAGAGGGTAGGGACTAGGGCTTGACTTGGAACAGTGCGTAGGGCAACAGCACCGACTACCCTGCCAAAGAGAATGAGTCAAACAGTACCCAAACTAAAATACAGTAACAGATGAGACAATTAACATCCATTCCCACTACACCCACATCGGCCTAACACtgattatatacacacacacggtacaaTAACACTTAAATATGGAAATATATTTTCATATAAACAGACAGCCAAATTATACATTATAAAAATAattgaaatgtttgttttttttgccaGGAGAGAGAAAGTATAAAAGCATTAGCTCGTGTGTTTTGGAGATCATAGGGCCTTAGTAGAGAAGCAATGGAATTAGCTACACAGACTGCGTACATCTACTGCCGGTTCAAAACTGCTCTGAGATGCCAGACAGAACTGTTGTTTCAGCCCTATACTTTGGGCGTTGTGAGAACTTCAAACCTTTCAAGTTCAGTTTCTGGACtagtactgtacacacacacccccttcaGAGAAAACTCTGAAGCAATTCTAAAATGAAGCTGATGGACTTTGTCTGCAATTAACCAACATACACAAGTTAATCCGTTATGGGCTATAGTCATTCATATGGTAAGAGTATAGATTCATGCAGTCATTGCTGGGGGTCAAGTTATACCTCAGCGCTCAGGGTGCAATTAAATTAGAATTTGATACGAGTTAGCTAACAATTAAGTTCATATACACATACATGTAAAACCATAACGACATGTCAAAATATTTAGGATAAACCTAAAGACCAGGAACTGAAAATTAACAGCAACAGTTAAACTTCACTGAACAAATATTCACAAAATCACCAGCTTTTTGGGGAATTCCTACAGCCTTCAGTTTGTAAAGACAAAGCAATAGTCAAGAGTCATTTCATAAAACAATCAGTTTGATTTGTAGACATAAGTGCCCCCTAGTGGCCCTAAGAAGAGTAGAAGTGAGGGAGGTGGGAGAAGGCGAGGGAGATGGAGGGGCTCTGACCAGCCCTTCGGGGCACAGGGAGAGGGGTAAACCATCGAAGAATAGGGTCTAGAGAGTTAAGGCTGGATCTATGGATGCTGGGAAAAGCAGTCTGCCAAGACAAATCCAGAATTCTAGGGCAGAGTACAATTTGGGTAGGATGGGATTACAGTTACAGAGTGCTGCTCACGGCTCGGGCACACAGTAGGTCCTAACCGGTTTGTGTAAGTGCTCCCTCAGTCTATTCACTGGAGACACCCCTTTAGGCAGACCCTGAGACTACAGTACCCAGCCCACCAATCAAAATGTGTTTGATCACATCTCAGCAGGGACTCAAGTTTCCTGACATGAGAAGTAGTGAAGTCTTAACCATCATATAGCCGAGTGCACGTGCATCCTGGAATATTCTCAAACCAGagtacccccccaaaaaaatagaCATGAGATAAGTAATTACATATTACAAAGAAGTCCAAATTTATAAATTACGTCACACCACCTACAAAACATCAAGTGTgaacaaaaaaaaattaaataagaACCAAGTGAAATGGTAAGTATGGGAGGATAAAGATGAAACCTTAAAGCGAGCACATTGAAGGAAAATTGAGATTTTCCCTGAAGCATCGTTTCTGTGTTgtatttttaatgttttttttgtgtgttgggGGGTGCAAAGCTAGCAATCTGGATGTGTCCCCCAtgctcttcctctggctgaggtGGTCCAGACAAGAATGCTGGgtggggtgtgtgtatgtgggtaagtgtgtgtgtggaggggggtcaGCTGGACAGGAACTCCAGGAGTGCAATATTAACAGGCCTCTGAAGGGAGAGCTGCAGCCTCACatctctacagagagagagaaagagggtacaAAAATGTGTAACTGATTATAGAATATCCACAAAGCTATTTACTTTTCTACACAACACGTGCAGTACCGTTACAGAAAATCAACTATACAACCAGTTTAGTTGCCAAAGCACTTTTCTCTCACCTGACAGTGCTTCGATAGGCtgactggaggggtggagggtggccACGGGGATCCCCTTGTCCTCGAAGGCCACCCTGGGCCCCTCGGGACCCCCGCCATCGATGAGGGGCCGGCCCTTGGAGTTGACACCCATGTCAATGAGCTCCTCGAAGCTCCAGGGGCCAGGCTTACCGTTGAGCCCCGGGG
This window of the Oncorhynchus keta strain PuntledgeMale-10-30-2019 chromosome 4, Oket_V2, whole genome shotgun sequence genome carries:
- the LOC118376885 gene encoding four and a half LIM domains protein 1 isoform X1; protein product: MAYRLSGPRSYSTSTMTERFDCYYCRDNLHGKKYVMKDEKHVCTKCFDKLCANTCAECRRPIGADAKELNHKNRHWHEDCFRCAKCYKPLANEPFGARDDGKIMCGTCGSREDGNRCQACYKVVMPGTQNVEYKNKVWHEECFTCFECKQPIRSQSFLNKGDDIFCGPCHEKKFAKKCFHCKQPITSGGISYQDQPWHSECFVCRTCRKGLAGTRFTSHEEHVYCVDCYKTSVAKQCNGCKNPITGFGHGTNVVNYEGHSWHEYCFNCKKCSLSLANKRFVINGEDIYCPDCAKKL
- the LOC118376885 gene encoding four and a half LIM domains protein 1 isoform X2; this encodes MTERFDCYYCRDNLHGKKYVMKDEKHVCTKCFDKLCANTCAECRRPIGADAKELNHKNRHWHEDCFRCAKCYKPLANEPFGARDDGKIMCGTCGSREDGNRCQACYKVVMPGTQNVEYKNKVWHEECFTCFECKQPIRSQSFLNKGDDIFCGPCHEKKFAKKCFHCKQPITSGGISYQDQPWHSECFVCRTCRKGLAGTRFTSHEEHVYCVDCYKTSVAKQCNGCKNPITGFGHGTNVVNYEGHSWHEYCFNCKKCSLSLANKRFVINGEDIYCPDCAKKL